In Pedobacter sp. SL55, the following proteins share a genomic window:
- a CDS encoding glycoside hydrolase family 31 protein, protein MGDELNKDFEISEIHNKEQFEEEVVQHLNNPVTDIKPIEKEYLTSVKSVKKEGNKFYFSDGDAVVEVRVVSDEIIRVRLAPHGTFLADFSYAVEQVDQKVTIFKLEDTTEAYLIATNTITCRVSKADFLISFICNKTGIVTSSDASPMHWEENAEFGGFYVYATKHCQSDENFFGLGDKSGNMNLRGRKFQNWNTDAYSYGWDQDPLYRTIPFYTGINQGEAYGIFFDNTFKSYFDFGMQDNSKTSFWADGGELQYYYIHGPHMMDVVKRYQSLTGTHQLPPKWAIGYHQCRWSYYPESKVREIVDGFRSQNIPCDAIYLDIDYMDGYRCFTWNKKYFPDPKKMIKELADVGMKTVVMIDPGIKVDDNYWVFKEGKDNNYFCRRSDDYFMEGHVWPGRCQFPDFTNPTVREWWGGLYKELVDMGVAGFWNDMNEPAVFGAGTFPNDVRHNYDGYRGSHRKAHNVYGMQMVRSTYEGLKKLQRNKRPFTITRAGYSGMQRYASVWTGDNVATWEHLKLANIQCQRMSISGVPFCGTDIGGFSGEPDGELFTRWIQLGVFSPFMRAHSAGDTREREPWSFGEPFTSINRKFIELRYKLMPYIYSVFWEHHRYGFPILRPLAMLEQENIANHYRQDEFTFGDKILVCPVLEQGASSRRVYLPKGKWFNYWTLELLNGENEYVVDTPLDTMPLFVRAGSVMPEYPVMQYVGEKHIDEVWLNVYYSDYEVNSFMYEDHGDTFAYEQDIYLEKKFNVKGDGNSFNIEQTIEGLYTPTYELYDLRIIALPFKVGKVYVDDKEVKDFVVNERGILRFKSNKTFSRINILKG, encoded by the coding sequence ATGGGAGACGAACTGAACAAAGACTTCGAAATTTCGGAAATACATAACAAAGAACAATTTGAAGAAGAAGTTGTACAGCATTTGAATAATCCGGTTACGGATATAAAACCAATTGAGAAAGAATACCTTACTTCGGTAAAAAGTGTTAAAAAAGAAGGCAATAAGTTTTATTTCTCTGATGGCGATGCGGTGGTTGAGGTAAGAGTGGTAAGCGACGAGATTATCAGGGTTCGTTTGGCGCCTCATGGTACTTTCTTGGCCGATTTTTCTTATGCCGTAGAGCAGGTGGATCAAAAAGTAACCATTTTCAAGTTAGAAGATACTACAGAAGCGTATCTAATTGCTACCAATACAATTACTTGTAGAGTTAGCAAAGCTGATTTTCTGATTTCGTTTATATGCAACAAGACAGGTATTGTAACCAGTAGCGATGCCTCGCCAATGCACTGGGAAGAGAATGCGGAGTTTGGCGGTTTTTATGTGTATGCTACCAAACACTGCCAGTCTGATGAAAATTTCTTTGGCTTGGGCGATAAATCGGGGAATATGAATTTGCGGGGCAGAAAGTTCCAGAATTGGAATACCGATGCCTACTCTTACGGTTGGGACCAAGACCCTTTATACCGTACCATTCCATTTTACACAGGTATAAACCAGGGCGAGGCTTACGGTATTTTCTTCGACAATACTTTTAAGTCGTACTTCGATTTTGGAATGCAAGACAATAGCAAAACCAGCTTTTGGGCTGATGGAGGCGAGTTGCAGTACTATTATATCCACGGGCCGCACATGATGGATGTGGTAAAACGTTACCAATCTTTAACCGGAACCCACCAATTGCCACCAAAATGGGCTATTGGGTACCACCAATGCCGTTGGAGCTACTATCCAGAAAGTAAAGTAAGAGAAATTGTCGATGGGTTTAGATCGCAAAATATTCCATGCGATGCCATTTATTTGGATATCGATTACATGGATGGCTATCGTTGCTTTACTTGGAACAAGAAATATTTTCCAGACCCTAAAAAGATGATTAAAGAACTGGCGGATGTAGGGATGAAAACTGTGGTGATGATTGATCCAGGAATTAAAGTTGATGATAATTATTGGGTATTTAAGGAAGGAAAAGACAACAATTATTTCTGCCGCAGAAGTGATGACTATTTTATGGAAGGCCATGTTTGGCCGGGGCGTTGCCAATTTCCAGATTTTACTAACCCAACCGTGAGAGAATGGTGGGGCGGTTTGTACAAAGAATTGGTAGATATGGGCGTTGCTGGATTTTGGAATGACATGAACGAACCAGCGGTGTTTGGTGCCGGAACTTTCCCTAACGATGTACGCCACAATTACGATGGCTACCGTGGCTCGCACCGCAAGGCACACAACGTTTACGGCATGCAAATGGTACGCTCTACCTACGAAGGTTTGAAGAAACTGCAACGCAATAAACGTCCGTTTACCATTACTAGGGCTGGTTATTCGGGTATGCAACGCTATGCTTCGGTTTGGACTGGCGATAACGTAGCAACTTGGGAGCACTTGAAATTGGCAAATATTCAATGTCAGCGTATGTCTATTTCTGGTGTGCCTTTTTGCGGTACCGATATTGGTGGTTTTAGCGGCGAGCCAGATGGCGAATTGTTTACCCGTTGGATACAGTTAGGGGTGTTTTCTCCATTTATGCGTGCACACTCTGCTGGCGATACTCGCGAGCGTGAACCTTGGAGCTTTGGCGAGCCATTTACTTCGATTAACCGTAAGTTTATTGAGCTGCGCTATAAATTAATGCCATACATTTATTCGGTGTTCTGGGAGCATCATCGTTATGGTTTTCCAATTTTGCGCCCGTTGGCTATGTTAGAGCAAGAAAATATTGCTAACCACTACCGCCAAGATGAGTTTACTTTTGGCGATAAAATATTGGTTTGCCCAGTACTGGAGCAAGGCGCATCATCGAGAAGAGTATACTTGCCAAAAGGAAAATGGTTTAACTATTGGACTTTAGAATTGTTAAACGGCGAAAACGAATACGTGGTAGATACGCCTCTAGATACGATGCCTTTATTTGTTAGAGCTGGTTCGGTAATGCCAGAATATCCGGTAATGCAATACGTTGGCGAAAAACATATCGACGAAGTTTGGTTGAATGTTTATTATTCGGATTACGAAGTGAACTCGTTTATGTACGAAGATCATGGCGATACTTTTGCTTACGAGCAGGATATTTACTTAGAGAAAAAATTCAATGTAAAAGGCGATGGAAACAGCTTTAACATAGAACAAACTATCGAAGGTTTGTACACACCAACTTACGAACTTTACGATTTGCGTATCATTGCTTTGCCATTTAAGGTTGGTAAAGTATATGTAGACGATAAGGAAGTAAAAGATTTCGTAGTAAACGAACGCGGAATTTTACGCTTTAAGTCAAACAAAACTTTCTCAAGAATTAATATTTTGAAGGGATAA
- the fic gene encoding protein adenylyltransferase Fic, with protein MKNIDEQSLKKALLLFESGDIDHIEIGTTKGLQQLHKYLFDGLYDFAGKIRTQNISKGGFRFATALYLNEILAKIEQMPENTFEEIIAKYVEMNIAHPFMEGNGRTKRIWLDLILKANLKKVVNWQFADKFLYLQAMERSPINDLELRTLLFQNLTDEVENREIIFKGIEQSYYYEGYKKEDDGL; from the coding sequence ATGAAAAACATTGACGAACAAAGCTTAAAAAAAGCCCTTCTTTTATTCGAAAGCGGCGACATCGATCATATTGAAATTGGTACAACCAAAGGTTTACAACAGCTACATAAATATTTGTTTGATGGACTTTATGATTTCGCTGGAAAAATACGCACACAAAACATTTCAAAAGGCGGATTTAGATTTGCTACAGCCTTATATCTAAATGAGATTTTGGCAAAAATTGAACAAATGCCAGAAAACACTTTTGAAGAAATTATTGCCAAATATGTAGAGATGAATATCGCCCATCCGTTTATGGAGGGCAATGGCAGAACCAAGCGCATCTGGCTAGATTTAATCTTAAAAGCTAACTTAAAAAAAGTAGTGAATTGGCAATTTGCAGACAAATTTCTTTACTTACAAGCAATGGAACGCAGCCCAATCAACGATTTAGAATTGAGAACATTACTTTTTCAAAACCTAACCGACGAAGTTGAAAACAGGGAAATTATTTTTAAAGGCATAGAGCAATCGTATTACTACGAAGGGTATAAGAAAGAGGATGATGGTTTGTAG
- a CDS encoding ABC transporter ATP-binding protein: MIEIKSVSHQYGAEQTITFADWQVNNGEQWLLLGQSGSGKTTLLHILTGLLQPTAGEIKIDDTNLYSLSSKKLDEFRGQHIGIVFQKPHLIKSLNITENLILAQSFAGLPTDKNRIEEVLASLDMAHKKNAYPQELSQGQLQRVTIARAVINKPTLLIADEPTSSLDDKNAEAVLALLKEQSELNKATLVVATHDKRVKDAFNLTYSLL, encoded by the coding sequence ATGATAGAAATAAAATCTGTTTCACATCAGTATGGCGCTGAGCAAACGATAACCTTTGCCGATTGGCAGGTAAACAATGGCGAGCAATGGCTTTTGCTTGGCCAATCAGGCAGCGGAAAAACGACGCTATTGCACATTTTAACAGGCTTGCTTCAACCTACTGCTGGCGAAATCAAAATTGACGATACTAATTTATATTCACTTTCTTCTAAAAAACTAGACGAATTTAGAGGGCAGCACATTGGTATCGTTTTTCAAAAACCACACTTGATTAAAAGCCTCAACATTACCGAGAACCTAATTTTAGCACAAAGCTTTGCAGGTTTACCTACCGATAAAAATCGCATTGAAGAAGTGCTGGCTTCGTTAGATATGGCTCACAAAAAGAATGCTTATCCGCAAGAGTTAAGCCAAGGGCAATTGCAACGCGTTACCATTGCCAGAGCAGTAATCAACAAACCAACCTTGCTAATTGCCGATGAACCAACTTCAAGCTTAGATGATAAAAATGCGGAAGCCGTTTTGGCTTTACTAAAAGAACAATCGGAATTAAACAAAGCTACTTTGGTAGTTGCTACCCACGACAAAAGAGTAAAAGATGCATTTAATTTAACCTACAGCCTATTATGA
- a CDS encoding ABC transporter permease: MSPLKLSWKNIWSKPLNTSLNILLIAFGTAILTVLLLASTQIEDKLDKNSKDIDLVVGAKGSPLQLILSSIYYIDFPTGNIPMKEAQKLMKSPFVKRAVPLALGDNYNGVRIVGTDSNYISLYGLKLQSGKFWEADLEATIGTNVAKEQNLKVGDTFFGGHGLTEMKDEHTDHAYKVVGILAPQQNVTDNLILTGISSVWKMHEDTPHPPRGGVSESIHENVDHKHHAHEDEADHAHDEDREFTSLLIQYRSPMAVAMFPMMVNQTTNMQAASPAQESTRLFSLIGVGVDTLQWFAVLIMFIAAISVFVNLYNSLKERSYDLAIMRTLGASKGKLFSLIILEGLILTFIGTIIGIALGHGILQLIGSYQESSQAKMNGLLFIDEEIYLLAAGLLIGIVAAIIPAIQAYRADISKILAKN, translated from the coding sequence ATGAGCCCATTAAAATTAAGCTGGAAAAACATTTGGTCGAAGCCGTTAAATACATCGCTAAACATCCTATTAATTGCTTTTGGAACGGCGATTTTAACGGTTCTACTACTAGCATCCACCCAAATAGAAGATAAGTTAGACAAAAACTCGAAAGATATTGACTTGGTAGTTGGTGCAAAAGGCAGCCCTTTGCAACTGATTTTAAGCAGCATTTATTACATCGATTTCCCAACTGGAAATATTCCGATGAAAGAAGCTCAAAAGTTAATGAAAAGTCCTTTCGTAAAACGAGCTGTACCTTTGGCTTTGGGCGATAATTACAATGGTGTACGCATTGTGGGTACCGATAGTAATTACATCAGCCTTTATGGCTTAAAATTACAAAGCGGTAAATTTTGGGAAGCCGATTTAGAGGCCACTATTGGCACCAATGTAGCCAAAGAACAAAACCTAAAAGTTGGCGATACTTTTTTTGGCGGTCATGGTTTAACCGAAATGAAGGATGAGCACACAGACCATGCATACAAAGTGGTTGGAATTTTGGCACCACAGCAGAACGTAACCGACAATTTAATTTTAACGGGTATTAGCAGTGTTTGGAAAATGCATGAAGACACCCCCCATCCCCCTAGAGGGGGAGTTAGCGAGAGCATTCATGAAAACGTTGACCATAAACATCATGCTCACGAAGACGAAGCAGACCACGCTCATGATGAAGACCGTGAATTTACTTCGTTGTTAATTCAATACCGTTCGCCAATGGCAGTAGCCATGTTCCCAATGATGGTAAACCAAACTACCAATATGCAGGCGGCTAGTCCGGCGCAAGAAAGTACCCGTTTGTTTTCTTTAATTGGTGTTGGAGTAGATACTTTGCAATGGTTTGCGGTGTTGATTATGTTTATTGCAGCCATTAGTGTATTCGTAAACTTGTACAATTCCTTAAAAGAAAGAAGTTACGATTTGGCTATCATGCGTACATTGGGTGCATCAAAAGGCAAACTTTTTTCGTTAATCATTTTAGAAGGTTTAATTTTGACCTTCATAGGCACAATTATTGGCATAGCTTTGGGGCATGGTATTTTACAATTGATTGGCAGTTACCAAGAAAGTAGCCAGGCAAAAATGAATGGTTTACTTTTTATAGACGAAGAGATTTATTTATTGGCAGCAGGTTTATTGATTGGAATTGTTGCGGCAATTATACCTGCAATACAGGCCTACAGAGCAGATATATCGAAGATTTTAGCAAAGAATTAA
- a CDS encoding FKBP-type peptidyl-prolyl cis-trans isomerase, whose amino-acid sequence MKITSNTVVSLTYELHTTTPEGNQVFVEKATEENPLVFLYGVGMMLPKFEEHLAGLTVGDEYSFELAAADGYGEIDPGAHVDLPVGMFKEGGAELPNVGDVIPLQDNQGNQFRAGVTAVGEEIVSVDLNHPMAGKNLIFAGKILTVREATADELSHGHAHGVDGHSGH is encoded by the coding sequence ATGAAGATCACATCTAACACGGTAGTTTCTCTTACTTACGAGCTACATACCACAACTCCAGAAGGTAACCAAGTTTTTGTAGAGAAAGCTACTGAAGAAAATCCACTAGTATTTTTATACGGTGTGGGTATGATGTTGCCAAAATTTGAAGAACATTTAGCGGGTTTAACCGTAGGCGATGAATATAGTTTTGAGTTAGCAGCTGCTGATGGTTACGGAGAGATTGACCCAGGAGCTCACGTAGATTTACCTGTAGGTATGTTTAAAGAAGGCGGTGCCGAATTGCCTAACGTTGGCGATGTAATTCCTTTGCAAGATAACCAAGGTAACCAATTTCGTGCTGGTGTAACGGCAGTAGGCGAGGAGATTGTTTCAGTAGATTTAAACCACCCAATGGCTGGTAAAAACTTAATTTTTGCTGGTAAAATTTTAACAGTAAGAGAAGCAACAGCTGATGAGCTAAGCCACGGCCACGCACACGGTGTTGACGGACATTCGGGCCACTAG
- a CDS encoding thioredoxin domain-containing protein, whose protein sequence is MQEPNSLIHASSPYLLQHAYNPVEWYEWSETSLKKAKDENKLIIVSVGYSACHWCHVMEHESFESYEVAEVMNKHFVCIKVDREERPDIDQIYMMAVQLMNGNGGWPLNAICLPDQRPIYGGTYFRKPDWINILLNLANLWEKEPEKAVKYAERLTEGLQQAELIEAGNKELTFSEAQLVEIVEPWKRNFDPIEGGYNRAPKFPLPNNWSFLLRYAFLKDDQAVMMQVMTTLEAMATGGIYDQIGGGFARYSVDGQWHVPHFEKMLYDNAQLISLYAEAYQCLKLEPYVAVIKQTIDWIDREMTSPDGLFYAALDADSEGVEGKFYVWSKADFEAVVGANPILLDYFNITEDGNWEEEYTNILRRNFSDETLIQKYNLDEAGFEATIEEAKLKLLAKRAERVRPELDDKCLTAWNAQMIKALTDAAQVLNENKYYEKAKKAASFILNNLMDEDGGLYRNYKNGKASINGFLDDYAFLIEALIALYETDFNEAWLNEAKELTDYVLSNFADEHNVMFFYTSNKGENLIARKHEVMDNVIPASNSVMAQNLQKLGLFFDDEAYRERASAMLKAVLPRIKAYGSAYSNWSIQLLNELKGINEIAIAGTDLRLVKKELDQQYIPNKIVLAGTKSTLPLLQHKQSEQTKIYVCRNKTCQLPVATVEEALQHIK, encoded by the coding sequence ATGCAAGAACCTAATTCACTTATCCACGCCTCATCTCCTTATTTATTGCAACATGCTTATAACCCTGTAGAATGGTACGAGTGGAGCGAAACTTCGCTAAAAAAAGCGAAAGATGAAAACAAGTTGATTATTGTAAGCGTAGGTTATTCGGCTTGCCATTGGTGCCATGTAATGGAGCACGAAAGTTTCGAAAGCTATGAGGTGGCCGAAGTAATGAACAAGCATTTTGTTTGCATTAAGGTAGATCGAGAAGAACGCCCAGATATTGATCAAATTTACATGATGGCTGTGCAATTGATGAATGGCAACGGAGGTTGGCCGTTAAATGCGATTTGCTTACCAGACCAACGTCCAATTTACGGAGGAACCTATTTCCGCAAGCCAGATTGGATTAATATTCTATTGAACTTGGCAAATTTGTGGGAAAAGGAACCAGAAAAAGCGGTAAAGTACGCAGAGCGATTAACGGAAGGTTTGCAGCAAGCAGAGCTGATAGAGGCAGGTAATAAGGAACTAACCTTTAGCGAAGCGCAACTGGTAGAAATTGTAGAGCCTTGGAAACGTAATTTCGACCCAATTGAAGGCGGATACAATAGAGCACCAAAATTTCCTTTACCCAACAACTGGTCGTTTTTGCTGCGTTATGCATTTTTAAAAGACGACCAAGCTGTGATGATGCAAGTAATGACTACGCTAGAAGCGATGGCTACAGGTGGTATTTACGACCAGATTGGTGGTGGTTTTGCCCGTTACTCGGTAGATGGACAATGGCACGTGCCGCATTTTGAAAAGATGCTTTACGATAATGCGCAGCTAATAAGTTTATATGCCGAGGCTTATCAATGTTTAAAGCTTGAACCGTATGTTGCGGTAATTAAGCAAACTATAGATTGGATAGATAGAGAAATGACATCGCCCGATGGCTTATTTTATGCTGCTTTAGACGCTGACAGCGAAGGTGTAGAAGGTAAATTTTATGTTTGGAGCAAAGCCGATTTTGAAGCTGTAGTTGGTGCAAATCCGATATTGTTGGATTACTTTAATATTACCGAAGATGGCAATTGGGAAGAAGAATACACTAACATTCTACGACGCAATTTCTCGGACGAAACATTAATTCAAAAATACAATTTAGACGAGGCTGGTTTTGAGGCTACAATTGAAGAGGCGAAATTGAAGTTGCTAGCAAAAAGAGCAGAGCGAGTAAGACCAGAATTAGATGATAAATGTTTGACCGCTTGGAATGCCCAAATGATTAAAGCTTTGACAGATGCGGCTCAGGTTTTAAATGAAAACAAGTATTACGAAAAGGCTAAAAAAGCGGCTAGTTTTATCCTTAATAATTTGATGGATGAAGACGGCGGATTGTATCGCAATTATAAAAATGGAAAAGCAAGTATCAATGGTTTTTTAGACGATTATGCTTTTTTAATAGAAGCTTTAATTGCACTTTATGAAACTGATTTTAACGAGGCTTGGTTAAATGAAGCAAAAGAACTTACAGATTATGTTTTATCAAACTTTGCTGATGAGCACAATGTGATGTTCTTCTACACTTCTAACAAAGGCGAGAACTTGATTGCCCGTAAACATGAAGTGATGGATAACGTAATACCTGCTTCTAATTCGGTAATGGCGCAAAATTTACAAAAATTGGGTTTGTTTTTTGATGATGAAGCTTACAGAGAAAGAGCATCAGCTATGCTGAAAGCGGTATTGCCTCGTATCAAAGCTTATGGTTCTGCCTATTCTAATTGGAGTATTCAATTGCTAAATGAACTTAAAGGTATCAACGAAATTGCTATTGCTGGTACAGATTTAAGATTAGTTAAAAAGGAACTAGACCAACAGTATATCCCAAATAAAATTGTTTTGGCGGGAACAAAAAGTACATTGCCTTTATTGCAGCATAAGCAAAGCGAGCAAACTAAAATTTATGTGTGTAGAAACAAGACTTGTCAGCTACCCGTAGCTACCGTAGAAGAGGCTTTGCAACATATTAAATAG
- a CDS encoding PDDEXK nuclease domain-containing protein → MELAENVLFNAIKEIIVQSRLRVFRMANSALLESYWHIGKLIVEDEQQEKHRADYGKATLKVLSKQLTLEFGKGFDESNLRNIRSFYRAFPIRDALRHELSWTHYRLLSRLDSEEKRDYYIKGIISSNWNSRELQRQINSLSFERTLTNANSTTPNIQDFIKDPYIFEFLGINPEASTTARNLETAIIDHLQKFLLEFGKGFAFVARQQHIVTDTSDFYIDLVFYNYILKCFVIIDLKTGSLNHQDIGQIDMYVRMYDDLKKDKDDNPTIGILLCSEKDETIVKYSVLNDKNQLFASKYLLYLPKEEELKNIIEQDRLRFELDN, encoded by the coding sequence ATGGAATTAGCCGAAAATGTACTGTTTAACGCAATTAAAGAAATTATCGTTCAATCTAGATTGAGGGTATTTCGCATGGCTAACTCTGCGCTTTTAGAGTCTTATTGGCACATAGGAAAACTTATTGTTGAAGACGAGCAACAGGAGAAACATCGGGCAGATTATGGTAAAGCAACTTTAAAGGTTTTATCTAAGCAGCTAACGCTAGAGTTCGGTAAGGGATTTGATGAAAGCAATCTACGGAATATAAGGAGTTTTTATAGAGCATTTCCAATTCGTGACGCATTGCGTCACGAATTGAGTTGGACACATTACCGACTACTTTCAAGATTAGATAGTGAAGAAAAAAGAGATTATTATATTAAAGGTATCATCAGTAGCAATTGGAATAGTAGGGAACTTCAACGACAGATCAATTCATTATCTTTCGAAAGAACTTTGACTAATGCAAATTCGACAACACCTAACATCCAAGATTTTATTAAAGACCCATATATTTTCGAATTTTTAGGAATAAACCCAGAAGCTTCTACCACAGCAAGAAATTTAGAAACGGCAATTATAGACCATTTACAAAAATTCTTACTCGAATTTGGAAAAGGATTTGCATTTGTAGCCAGGCAACAGCACATTGTAACGGATACTTCCGACTTTTATATCGACCTTGTGTTTTACAACTATATCTTAAAATGCTTTGTCATCATCGATCTAAAAACTGGAAGTTTAAACCATCAAGATATTGGACAAATAGATATGTATGTAAGGATGTATGACGATTTGAAAAAAGATAAAGACGACAATCCAACAATTGGCATATTGCTGTGCTCTGAAAAAGATGAAACCATTGTAAAATACTCCGTGCTTAACGATAAAAACCAGCTTTTTGCTAGCAAATATCTTTTATACCTGCCAAAAGAGGAAGAGTTAAAAAACATTATAGAACAAGATAGACTTAGATTTGAATTAGACAATTAA
- a CDS encoding mandelate racemase/muconate lactonizing enzyme family protein codes for MKITHTEIYRFSIPMEPFVIATGTMHFAQNVLIRIFTDAGIHGSGECSAFPMIVGETQETCLAMAKDFAAILKGKDPLDIPARMDDLLGYAAHNPTIKSAFDMALFDIAAKNTNQPLYQFLGGHKRTIETDMTLGIGTPEQMAAKAVEHVNNGCSIIKIKLGKKVNEDIERVAAIRKAVGDEITLRLDANQGWSFDDALFALTELEKFNIEFCEQPMRTWFDDKLPELNVNSPIALMADESCYNHHDARKLINSQSTTFLNIKFAKSGGILEAQKIHEVALQNGVKCMIGSMLESRLALTANLHFALASPNVVYFDLDTCLLGHLVDPVVGGLTYQGFMLDVPDTPGIGAEADEFFLEKCESWVV; via the coding sequence ATGAAAATTACCCACACCGAAATTTATCGTTTTAGTATCCCGATGGAACCTTTTGTAATTGCCACCGGCACCATGCACTTTGCGCAAAACGTTTTGATAAGGATTTTTACCGATGCAGGTATTCATGGTAGCGGCGAATGCTCGGCTTTTCCAATGATTGTTGGCGAAACTCAAGAAACTTGCTTGGCAATGGCCAAAGACTTTGCTGCAATTTTAAAAGGGAAAGATCCATTGGATATTCCGGCGAGGATGGATGATTTGCTAGGCTACGCAGCTCACAACCCAACTATTAAAAGTGCTTTTGATATGGCGCTTTTTGATATTGCTGCTAAAAATACCAACCAACCACTGTATCAGTTTTTAGGCGGGCACAAGCGCACCATAGAAACCGATATGACTTTGGGTATTGGCACGCCAGAGCAAATGGCCGCAAAAGCCGTAGAACATGTAAATAATGGTTGTAGCATTATCAAAATTAAACTAGGAAAAAAAGTTAACGAAGATATTGAACGTGTAGCCGCCATTAGAAAAGCCGTGGGCGATGAAATTACTTTACGCTTAGATGCTAACCAAGGTTGGAGTTTTGATGATGCGCTTTTTGCTTTAACAGAACTAGAGAAATTTAATATCGAATTTTGCGAACAGCCTATGCGTACTTGGTTTGATGATAAACTTCCTGAACTAAATGTAAATTCTCCAATAGCGTTAATGGCCGATGAAAGTTGCTATAACCACCACGACGCAAGAAAACTCATCAACTCACAGTCTACAACTTTTTTGAATATCAAGTTTGCTAAATCTGGAGGAATTTTAGAAGCTCAGAAAATACATGAAGTTGCTTTACAAAACGGTGTAAAATGTATGATTGGAAGTATGCTCGAAAGCAGATTGGCGCTAACGGCCAATCTACACTTTGCCTTAGCTAGCCCTAATGTGGTGTATTTTGATTTAGATACTTGCCTACTCGGCCACTTGGTTGATCCCGTTGTTGGTGGCTTAACTTACCAAGGTTTTATGCTCGACGTGCCCGATACGCCAGGTATTGGTGCCGAAGCTGATGAGTTTTTCTTAGAAAAGTGTGAAAGTTGGGTTGTTTAG
- a CDS encoding GIN domain-containing protein — translation MKQRTSSLFAIGILALALTTSSVYANNEVNGTITYRTTDQAAPKKLVISGNVEVTLVQDHDSKKLYTNDGTAKARVYATDDAIYVSTKKNSETAKITLYVGNVYRVDVAGNAVVNTKNTLNAQHLQIIIQDNAKAEISSNTESLYTKLSNESALKLTGNTQLHAVSTNELASLNTKNFKATKTEVEKRNSADYAKTK, via the coding sequence ATGAAACAAAGAACTTCTTCGCTATTCGCTATCGGGATTTTAGCTTTAGCCCTTACCACATCTTCTGTTTATGCAAACAACGAAGTAAACGGCACCATTACCTACCGTACTACAGACCAAGCCGCCCCTAAAAAATTAGTTATTTCGGGCAATGTAGAAGTTACTTTAGTGCAAGACCACGACAGCAAAAAACTGTACACTAATGATGGTACAGCAAAAGCTAGAGTTTACGCAACAGACGATGCCATCTATGTTTCTACCAAGAAAAACAGCGAGACTGCAAAAATCACACTTTATGTGGGTAATGTTTACCGCGTAGATGTGGCCGGCAATGCAGTAGTAAATACCAAAAACACCCTAAATGCGCAACATTTACAAATCATTATCCAAGACAACGCCAAAGCAGAAATTAGCTCAAATACCGAAAGCTTATACACCAAACTAAGTAATGAAAGCGCTTTGAAATTAACAGGAAATACCCAATTACATGCGGTATCTACCAATGAGTTAGCCAGCTTAAACACCAAAAACTTTAAAGCTACCAAAACAGAAGTAGAGAAAAGAAATTCGGCAGATTACGCCAAGACAAAATAA